GAAGTTGAGATCTCCGGGGAAAGACGCGAGGAACACCCGCGCATCTACACCAAAGTCCATATCCACTACAAGATATACGGAAACGTTAAAGAGGAGAAGGCTAGAAGGGCCATAGAACTCAGCCAGGACAAATACTGCTCGGCATCAGCACACGTAAAGCTCAGCGGTGCTGTACTTACCTACTCCCTTGAGATAGTTCCGGATGATGAGTAAACCCGTTGCTGAGAAAAAGATGATGAGAGGATCGACTAGCTGACCTTTCTCTCTTTTTCAAAGCTCTCCACACAGCTCCGCGAAGTTGCGGTAGATCTCAGCCCCATGCTCCGTGTGGGCAACCTCCGGGTGAAACTGGACGCCGTAGATGGGGAGCTTTTCGTGCTTCATGGCCTCAACCGGGCAGGTCTCGCTCCTGGCCAGGAGCTTAAAGCCGGGCGGGAGCTCCTTGACCTCGTCCATGTGGCTCTCCCAGACCCTCAGCTTCCTCGGAAGCCCCTTGAAGATGTCGTCCTCATCGAGTATCTCAATCTCGACGAGGCTGTACTCTGCCTTCTCGCCCCTCCCGACCCTCCCGCCGAAGTGCTTCGCTATGAGCTGGTGGCCGAGGCAGATGCCGAGTATCGGAACTTTGAACTCGTCGTAGTGCTCCAAAACCGCTTCGCAGTTCCCGGTCTTCTCTATATCCGGACCTCCGGAGAAGATTATCCCCTTTGGTCTCATGGCCTTTATCTCCTCAAGGGGCGTCGTGTTCGGGATTATCTTCGCCTCGACGCCGAGGTAGCGGAGGGTTCTCCAAATCCTGTGGACGTATTGACCGCCGTTGTCCATTATGATTATCATGCTTCCACCCCCACGAGCTTGAAAAACTCATCGGCCTCTTCAGCGAGGTAGAAAGCCTTCACACCAACGGATCTGGCCATATCGGCCATTTTTCGGTCGTTGGTTAGGAGAACGGCATTCAGGAGCTTAGCGGTGGCTATAAAGTAAAGATCGGAAACGTAGTGCTTCAGCTCGAAGGCAAGCTCCATGACAGTGTCCATTATGATCTCCTCGGGAACCCACGTTACTATCTCGTCGTATCCCGAGAGGGCCTCGCTGACCTCGTTTCTTTCAAAATACCTTGAAAGCACCGCCACAAACTCTGCCCGCCCTATCCTCGGAGCGAACCCTTCAAGGGAATCCGTCTGGATTAGCTCGACAATCCTCTCTGCGACCCGCGTTCTTTCGGGATAGAAACTGGAGAAGAGGTGAAAGACCACTGAAGTGTCAATAACGGCCCGCATAGTCCCTCTCCTCACGCATCTTGAGCAGGTAATCAGTGGGGTCCATGTCCACGGTTTCAGGGGTGATCTTTTCCCTGAGCTTCCTTGCCAGCTCTATGATGGAGCTTTTTTTCACCTTCAGCAGGACTCGCTCCCCTTCCTTGAGCTTGAGCGGCTTAAGCGGCTTCAGCACGCCGTTCTCGTAAACCGCTTCAACGACCTCGACGTTCTCCCCCATGCTCCCACCGGTTTATTGTAGCTCTCAAAGTAAATAAGGGTTTCACTCGAACTCTATCGTTGCGGGAGGCTTGTTGGTGATGTCGTAGAGTACCCTTCCGACCTCTGGAATCTCGCTCGTTATCCTGAAGGCTATCCTCTGGAGTACCTCCCACGGGAGGTTCATCGCGTTGGCGGTCATGCCGTCGAGGCTCTCGACAACGCGCACCGCCACCGTCTCCTTGTAGGCCCTTATGTCGCCCTGAACGCCGACCGTTTTAACGCCCAGCAGAACCGCGAAGGCCTGCCAGGGCTTAAGCCCGGCCTTCTCAATCTCCTCCTCGACTATGGCGTTGGCTTCTCTGACGATGGCGACCTTCTCAGGTGTGACCTCGCCGAGAACCCTGACGGCCAGCCCCGGCCCAGGGAAGGGCATGCGGTTGTAAATCTTCTCTGGAAGGCCGAGCTCCTTCGCCAGCTCGCGAACCTCGTCCTTGTAGAGATCCCTCAAGGGTTCGATCAGCTTGAGGTTGAGCCTCTCTGGCAATCCACCAACGTTGTGGTGGCTCTTTATTTTGCCCTGGCTCTCTATCCAGTCGGGAGCTATCGTCCCCTGGATGAGGAAGTCGGCGTTTATCTCCCTCGCAATCTCCTCAAAGACCTCGATGAAGATCCTGCCTATTATCTTCCTCTTTTCCTCAGGGTCGGTTACACCCTTGAGCTCCTTAAAAAAGCGCTCGCTGGCGTCTACGTAGTGGAGATTCAGCCCGAACTCGTCGCGGAAGGTCTTGACTACGAATTCCGGCTCGCCCTTCCTCATGAAGCCGGTGTTCACGAAGACCGCGTGGAGCCTGTCACCTATAGCCTTATGAGCCAGAACGGCAGCCGTTGAGCTGTCAACGCCACCGGAGAGAGCTATGATGGCCTTCCCGTCTCCAACAGTTTCCCTTATCTCCCTAACCTTCTCCTCGATGAACTTCTCCCACATGAGCACCACCCTTCAACATTAATTTGGCAAACTTAACTTAAAAATTTGTTGTTTTTGCGTTAAAAATGTTAAAAACAAAAACCCTCACTTCCCGAGCGGGTAGTTTGGAGCCTCGTTGGTTATCAGTATGTCGTGCGGGTGGCTCTCGATGTAGCCAGCGTGGGTTATGATGACGAACTCGCCCCTCTCCTTCAGCTCCGGGATGTTCCTCGCGCCCACGTAGCCCATCCCCGCCTTGAGGCCACCTATGAGCTGGTAGAGAACGTCTCCAACCGGCCCCTTGTATGGAACAACTCCCTCAACTCCCTCAGGGACGAACTTCTTCGTCTTCATGTGACCCTTCTGGTAGTAGCGCTCCGCCCCTCCCTTCATCATGGCCCCGAGCGAGCCCATTCCGCGGTACTGCTTGTACCTCCTTCCGTTCATGACCACCTCTTTACCTGGAGCCTCCTTCGTTCCGGCCAGCAGGGATCCGAGCATCACAGCGTCAGCCCCGGCCGCTATCGCCTTCACTATGTCCCCGGAGTAGCGTATTCCGCCGTCGGCTATCACGTGAAGCCCGTATTCCTGGGCTTTGTCGGCCACGAGAGCTATGGCGGTAACCTGCGGGACGCCCACTCCAGCAACTACCCTCGTGGTGCAGATGCTTCCCGGCCCGATTCCGACCTTAACGGCGTCCGCGAAGGTGAGATCATCAACCGCCTTCGGGTTTGCGATGTTTCCAACTATGAGGTCGGCATCTACGGCCTTCCTTATCTCCTTCATGGCCTTTATCGCCTTGAGGTTGTGGGCGTGGGCAGTATCAACGACTATGACGTCGGCTCCAGCCTTATCGAGAGCCTTCGCCCTCTCAAGGTCGAAGGGACCAACGGCCGCGGCAACCAGAAGGTCGCCGTTTTCATCTCTCACCGCGTTCTTGTACTTCTTCCTCTTAGCGAGGTCACTCATCGTTATGAGCCCAACGAGCCTTCCCTCTCCGTCCACAACCGGGAGCCTGTCTATCCTGTGGTCGAACATTATCTGTACTGCCTCTTCCGCCGTTACCGTCTCGGGTACGGTTATAACATCGCCCGTCATGACATCGCTGACCTTCGAGCCCTGCTTCGCCGCTATGTCCTTCTTGGTGATTACTCCGACGACCTTTCCATCATCGTCAACAACGGGCAGGCCGTCAACGCCGTTGCGCTCCATGATGAACAGCGCGTAGTCGAGGCTCTCGTCTGGCTTTATGCTTATAACCTCCTCAACGATGAAGCGCTCGGCCCTCTTGACCCTCTTCACTTGCTCGACCTGCTCCTCGATGCTCATGTTCCTGTGGATTACTCCCAGGCCGCCTTCCCTGGCCATCGCAACGGCCATCTCCCACTCGGTAACCGTGTCCATGGCCGCGCTGAGAATCGGGATGTTCAGCTTCACGTTGGGCGTTATCCGCGTAGAAACGTCCACGTCCTTCGGCTCGACTTCGGTCGCCTGCGGTATCAGGAGAACGTCGTCGAAGGTGTATCCCTTAATGGCATTAACAAGTTTTTGTTCAAATCTTCCCATACCTTCCGGACCCCCTCACCCTTTTTGACTTGAGAATGATGAGGGCTTTTAAGGGTTGCGGAAAAAAGGGTTAAATATTCGGGAAGAGTACGCTATCTGGTGGTACCGTGGACTCCTACCTGATAGCGACTGCCTTTGATGCAGGTGTCAAGATTGCTGCTGGCGGCATGCTCCTGTTTTTCTCCCATCAGAGGCACCGGAAGGCCGCCTACTATTGGGGACTGGCCTGGATGATCTATGCCTACGCCATAATCGGTAATCTTGGCGCCCATCCTGAGATAGCAGCAGTCCTGCTTGGCTTTTTCTCCTCTCTAATTCTCCAGGGAGTAATGAGAGTGGACGAAGAAGTCTTAATGGCCCAGAACTACCTTAGGGCCCTTGCATGGGCACCTGCAGCAATCGGGGCATACACAGCGGTTTTCTTCCTTTTCCTGGGAAAAACGCCCGAAATGGCAGCCATGGGGGTCATTTACGGAGCGTCTGGTGTTTTCCTGAGTATTGGTGGACTTATCCTCTGCAGGATGAAGGAATTCTACGACCAAGACACCGCGTACTTGGGTCTGGCCCTGACAACTTACGGCCTGTACCAAATGCTGTATCCGGTATTCTGGTATAGCGGAGCCAAGTTCTGGGGGCTGTTCATCAGCCTAGTTCTGACCATTGTCACGGCTCTCTTCATGGTTCAGTTTTCACTGGTAGAAGTCTTCGATATCAAAGAGCCGGAAACCAGAATAGAAGTCCAGCCAGGGGTCCGCATAACTGACCCAGAGCACTTTGAGGAATTTAAAAAGCAGTTCCAGGAATATCCCGTCCTGGCCTTTGTGAGAAACGTTGAGGTACCAGATAACTGGAAAGCCTACAGGATAACAAATCTCGGTGGGCACGGGAACGTTCCCCCAACCAACCTTCCCAGGGTTCTTGAGACAGCCGTGGATTACATCCGCTCCCTTGAAAACTCCGGCCTGAAACCTGTGGTAGTCCTTGAGGGCTTTGAATACCTCAAGCTTTACAACGACTTTCGAGCTCTGGCAAAGTTCCTGACATCTCTGAGAGACTACGTTGCTATAAGTGGTGGGACGCTTGTGCTCGTCCTCGAAAAAGATGCATGGGAAGAGAGGGAGATGAAGACCCTGGAGAGGCTCCTCACGTGAGAATTTCGTCCAGTCTGTCTTCTTTTAAAGCCTGTCTCAGCTCCATCGCTATCCTCCTGCCCGTGCTGACGGGGAAGTCGTAGCGGAGCCAGCTGTACGGCGAGCCGTGTATGAATGGGTTCGTTCCGGCCACTATTCTCGCGGATATCTCGAAGACCACGAACTCCATTTCCGGCGTGAAGACCCCCTCGAGACAGAACGGCCCCCACAGGCCGCCCATGAGCTTCTCGGCGACTTTCACAACCCTTTCCCCGGCCTCGATGACGTCCATCAGAAGGCTCT
This region of Thermococcus stetteri genomic DNA includes:
- a CDS encoding type II toxin-antitoxin system VapC family toxin; its protein translation is MRAVIDTSVVFHLFSSFYPERTRVAERIVELIQTDSLEGFAPRIGRAEFVAVLSRYFERNEVSEALSGYDEIVTWVPEEIIMDTVMELAFELKHYVSDLYFIATAKLLNAVLLTNDRKMADMARSVGVKAFYLAEEADEFFKLVGVEA
- the guaB gene encoding IMP dehydrogenase, producing the protein MGRFEQKLVNAIKGYTFDDVLLIPQATEVEPKDVDVSTRITPNVKLNIPILSAAMDTVTEWEMAVAMAREGGLGVIHRNMSIEEQVEQVKRVKRAERFIVEEVISIKPDESLDYALFIMERNGVDGLPVVDDDGKVVGVITKKDIAAKQGSKVSDVMTGDVITVPETVTAEEAVQIMFDHRIDRLPVVDGEGRLVGLITMSDLAKRKKYKNAVRDENGDLLVAAAVGPFDLERAKALDKAGADVIVVDTAHAHNLKAIKAMKEIRKAVDADLIVGNIANPKAVDDLTFADAVKVGIGPGSICTTRVVAGVGVPQVTAIALVADKAQEYGLHVIADGGIRYSGDIVKAIAAGADAVMLGSLLAGTKEAPGKEVVMNGRRYKQYRGMGSLGAMMKGGAERYYQKGHMKTKKFVPEGVEGVVPYKGPVGDVLYQLIGGLKAGMGYVGARNIPELKERGEFVIITHAGYIESHPHDILITNEAPNYPLGK
- a CDS encoding antitoxin AF2212-like protein, yielding MGENVEVVEAVYENGVLKPLKPLKLKEGERVLLKVKKSSIIELARKLREKITPETVDMDPTDYLLKMREERDYAGRY
- a CDS encoding OsmC family protein translates to MVKGAVKWVPGKEFQFIGRMEDDKCSVILGDGGISPMKLLLLSVAGCTAYDVVMILQKMREPIKGLEVEISGERREEHPRIYTKVHIHYKIYGNVKEEKARRAIELSQDKYCSASAHVKLSGAVLTYSLEIVPDDE
- a CDS encoding DUF835 domain-containing protein, which translates into the protein MDSYLIATAFDAGVKIAAGGMLLFFSHQRHRKAAYYWGLAWMIYAYAIIGNLGAHPEIAAVLLGFFSSLILQGVMRVDEEVLMAQNYLRALAWAPAAIGAYTAVFFLFLGKTPEMAAMGVIYGASGVFLSIGGLILCRMKEFYDQDTAYLGLALTTYGLYQMLYPVFWYSGAKFWGLFISLVLTIVTALFMVQFSLVEVFDIKEPETRIEVQPGVRITDPEHFEEFKKQFQEYPVLAFVRNVEVPDNWKAYRITNLGGHGNVPPTNLPRVLETAVDYIRSLENSGLKPVVVLEGFEYLKLYNDFRALAKFLTSLRDYVAISGGTLVLVLEKDAWEEREMKTLERLLT
- the guaA gene encoding glutamine-hydrolyzing GMP synthase, encoding MWEKFIEEKVREIRETVGDGKAIIALSGGVDSSTAAVLAHKAIGDRLHAVFVNTGFMRKGEPEFVVKTFRDEFGLNLHYVDASERFFKELKGVTDPEEKRKIIGRIFIEVFEEIAREINADFLIQGTIAPDWIESQGKIKSHHNVGGLPERLNLKLIEPLRDLYKDEVRELAKELGLPEKIYNRMPFPGPGLAVRVLGEVTPEKVAIVREANAIVEEEIEKAGLKPWQAFAVLLGVKTVGVQGDIRAYKETVAVRVVESLDGMTANAMNLPWEVLQRIAFRITSEIPEVGRVLYDITNKPPATIEFE
- a CDS encoding GMP synthase subunit A, translating into MIIIMDNGGQYVHRIWRTLRYLGVEAKIIPNTTPLEEIKAMRPKGIIFSGGPDIEKTGNCEAVLEHYDEFKVPILGICLGHQLIAKHFGGRVGRGEKAEYSLVEIEILDEDDIFKGLPRKLRVWESHMDEVKELPPGFKLLARSETCPVEAMKHEKLPIYGVQFHPEVAHTEHGAEIYRNFAELCGEL